The Apium graveolens cultivar Ventura chromosome 11, ASM990537v1, whole genome shotgun sequence genome has a window encoding:
- the LOC141696440 gene encoding uncharacterized protein LOC141696440 produces MDSVTASVNSASAQLSMIPMLNETNYVTWKENVEIVLGCMDLDLALRKEQPVPTTDDPKTDQIEKWERSNRMCLEIMKRTIPTGFRGSVAESTSAKKFLSEIERYFAKNEKAETSNLLSKLVTMKYKGKGNIREYSIGMSNLAGKLKELKLELSDELLVHLVLISLPPQFRHFVVSYNTQKEKWTLNELYSHCVQEEERVLREKTESAHLASSSNDKKRNRGKDIASGKPKHQLQEKLDKGQPATFVRRVDT; encoded by the coding sequence TTACTGCTAGTGTTAATTCTGCTTCTGCTCAATTGAGCATGATTCCAATGTTGAATGAGACAAACTATGTCACGTGGAAAGAGAATGTTGAAATCGTTCTTGGGTGTATGGATCTTGACCTTGCGCTAAGGAAAGAGCAACCAGTTCCCACTACGGATGATCCCAAAACGGATCAAATTGAGAAATGGGAACGCTCTAATCGCATGTGTTTGGAGATCATGAAGCGAACGATTCCAACTGGCTTTCGGGGCTCTGTTGCTGAGAGCACAAGTGCCAAGAAGTTCCTCTCCGAGATTGAGCGATATTTTGCTAAAAATGAGAAAGCGGAAACGAGTAATCTTCTGTCAAAACTCGTGACCATGAAGTATAAAGGAAAGGGGAACATAAGGGAGTACAGCATTGGGATGTCTAATCTTGCTGGCAAACTCAAAGAACTCAAGTTAGAACTTTCAGATGAGTTACTTGTTCACTTGGTTCTTATTTCTCTGCCTCCTCAGTTCAGACACTTTGTGGTGAGTTATAATACTCAAAAGGAAAAATGGACTCTTAATGAGCTCTATTCACACTGTGTGCAAGAGGAAGAGAGAGTTTTGCGAGAGAAGACTGAAAGTGCTCACTTGGCATCAAGCTCTAATGATAAGAAAAGAAATAGAGGTAAGGATATTGCAAGTGGAAAGCCCAAGCATCAGTTGCAAGAGAAGCTGGATAAGGGACAACCTGCTACTTTTGTAAGAAGGGTGGACACATGA